The following is a genomic window from Citrifermentans bemidjiense Bem.
TCGCTGAAGCAGCGGCTGCTCTTCCAGGCGCAGCAGTCCCCGGAAAAGCTGGCGCAGGTCTCCGCGGACCCTCTGCAGTCGGCGGCACGCAGCACCGCCGTGGACAACGCGACCGGAAAACACAGCGCCTCTGCACTCGTCGCCCTCATGAACGATAACGGCAACGCCCTCTCCGAAAACAACGACATAACGGTCGGCTTCTGGAACATGAGCAGCCGCAGTTACACCCCCGGGGGGACCCCGGTGAACGCGATGCAGGTGCGGGCGCGGCGAACGGCGGAAAGCAGCTCCGTAGGGCTTGGCAGCCTCGGCACCTTCGTCGCCAAGATAAGCGGTACCGCCTCCTTCGGCTCCACGCCGGTTGCGGTGGCGGCCCTGGTTCCCGGCACCCGCTCCAACATCGCCATCTGCGCCGCCGCCTGCGAGCCCTCCTGCAGCTATCCCGACGTCTGCAATATCGCTGAACGAAAGATGAGCCACGCGCCATGGGATCCGCGCAGGGAAAATTCCAGCGCCAACCGCTACCTATACACCTCGCTTTTGCACCCGGTCACCATCACCAACACCATGTCCGACTTGGTCTGCCAGGAGATGCCGGTGCAGGAAGTCTGCGGCCTCCCCATCTTCACCGCCGCCATGAAGACCGACGCCATCCTGCGCGACCTGAAGGCGATGATGTACGACCCGAACGTGGACAGCTCCAACAAGGAGTACGACAACAACGGGAAACTCGCGGGATGGTGGGTGGTGGTCCCCGCCACCGACTGCGCCGGCTTCCAGGCGGGCGAGACCTTCGAGCAGCACACGGTGGTGAAGTATTCGCTAGTCCGCATCAGCAGGATCTGCGCCGGCGGGGAACCCGGCTGCGGCAAGACCTCGGCCCGCGCCGACCAGCCGTCAGCCGCCTGCGTCCCCGGCGGGGAAGGGCTTTATATCGACCGCATCTCCTGCGTCGGCTGCGGCAACGCCTCGAAGAGGCAATTCTTCGGGCTGCGCCCGGTCCTGGTCAACTAGCGGCACGCCATGGCATGCCGCAACGAACAGCCACCAAGCGAACTGGTCAAGGCGGTAGAGGAATTCAATCGCGAGGAGTGGTTCGAGTGCCACGAGACACTGGAAGAGCTCTGGGTGGGGGAGAAGGGGGAGCTGAGGGATTTCTACCAGGGGGTGCTGCAGATAGCCGTCGCGCTGCATCACTGGCATAACGGCAACTTCAAGGGCGCCCTCATCCTGCTGCAAAAAGGCGGCGACTGCCTGCGGCGCGTGTCGGCTGTCTGCCTGCAGGTGGACGTGGCGCGGCTAAGGGGCGATGCCGCAGCGTTCCTCGAAAAGCTTTCCGCAGCGGGCGAGGAGCGCATGGCCGAGGTGGAGCCAAACCTGGCGCCTAAGCTGCATCTGTTTTCTTGAAACAAAAACAGCCGCCTTCCGGTCAACCCGGGGGGCGGCTGTTCTTTTTGCGAGGTTAAACGGCGCCTCTACTTGAGGATGGTGACCTTGCCGTCGTCCAGGTCGTACTTGGCCGAGACGATCTTGATCTTTCCTTCCTTCACCAGGTGCGCGACGATTTTGGACTTCTTGGTCAGGTCAGCAGCCACATCCTTGGCGTTTTGTTCAGCGGCGCACTCGATGATTTCCTCTTTGGATTTCCCCTTGCACTTAGCCTTGGCCTTCTTGGCTGCGGGCTCGATGGCCTTCACGATGGCCTCGATATTCCCTTCAGCCTTACCTTTGGCCCCAACGGTTGCGGTCACTGCGCCGCAACGCTCATGCCCCAGCACCATGACCAGCGGGGATTTCAGGTGTTCCGCCGCGTACTCGACGCTTCCCAGCACCAGCGGGTCCGCCACGTTGCCGGCCACGCGGATCACGAAGACCTCGCCCAGAGCCTGGTCGAAGACGATTTCGGGCGGAACGCGGGAGTCGGAGCAGGAGAGGATGATGGCGTACGGCTGCTGCCCTTTGGCCAGTTTGCCGCGGGCCGTAGCGTCGCAAAGAGCCGACGCATGCATCTTGCTTTCCACATAGCGGTTGTTGCCGTCGACCAGTTTCTGCAGTGCTTCGTCGGCGCTGATCCCTGCGCCCGCGCCCGAGGCGAAAGCGATCCCTACCGTTGCTGCCAGCGCCGTTGCCAGCACTGCGATCCTGCCTGCCACCTTGCTGCTTTTCATGGTTGCTCCTCCTTTTGATGGAAATCTGGAATACCCGGAACTCTCTTCGGGTGAACGACACTTTCGCGCGACCTAAAAAAGCGAATTAATTTACATGAAAAAGATAATTATTCCAAATTAATTTTTTTATTACCTTTGCTGTACTTTGCGGGAGGGGCTTCAGCGGAAGGGGACGAGGGCGTTGCCGTGTTGACAACCGGTGACGGTTCGGGCACATTAGGCGGGACGAAAATCCGAAGGAAAAGAGGTTCTTCAAAGATGTTCTGGCTGCAATTGGCAGGTGTGGCGGCGCTCGTCACCGTAGGTATATTCGGTATCGCATTTCTTGAAGAGAAGCTGGTGAGCGGTCCGCGTCGCCGGCAACTCCAGGAGAAGGCCCGCGAAAAAATAAACGCCGGCACCCGTCGCGAAGAATAAGGTCCATAGCTTCTCCCCATCTCATAACCCGCGCGGCGTCGGTCTTTGGCACGCAATACCTTTCGCCAATCACCGCGCCGCCATGGCTTCACTACTCCCGCTACATTAATCCGCCGTCCCCCCCCCGACTTTTCCACTATCCTCACTTCGTTTCTTCATACGCTGGCAGGCGAGTTACCTGCGACTTACCTGTCCTCAAAGAGGCGTCAACCGCACTGCTGCAACAAGTAGTGCTGCACAAACAATAGGCTAGTCTGCCTCTTTTTTCATTGGAATGGTAACAGGGATCACGCAAGCGCCGCGTGTAGTTCTCATGAAATTGATAACTTAACGAGGTTTTGCCGGTGTGGCATGGCTTCTGCTATCTCTGGGCAGGACGCGAAGCACAACGAAGTGCAGCGGACGATTAGACAGGCAATGGCGCCTTTCCACATTGGTGGGAGGCGCCTTTTTTTATTCATCGAAAGGGGGAGGATCAGCCGCGGCGGCTGACAGGCTCATACGGTTAAGGTAGTACCAAATCCAAAATTACAAAGGAGTAAGTAGATGAAAAAAACCATGAAGACCCTTATTATGGCAACGGCGCTGACCATGGCAACCACCGGAATCGCAATGGCGACCCCTTCCACCCAGATCTGGATCCCGTCGACGGACGTCCAGGGGTACAAGAGCCTGCACCTTGGCATCGACAACTACACCCGCACCTCCAACAACTCCGCCGTGAGCCACGTCTACGACCTTGGCCTCACCGCTGGCGTTCTCCCCTTCGAGAAGCTGCAGGGCGAGGTCGGTATCGA
Proteins encoded in this region:
- a CDS encoding Tad domain-containing protein, with translation MDTSYVTIMLVVFLVLTGLAIDIGYMYVSDEDLQHSAEMAALTGAESLKQRLLFQAQQSPEKLAQVSADPLQSAARSTAVDNATGKHSASALVALMNDNGNALSENNDITVGFWNMSSRSYTPGGTPVNAMQVRARRTAESSSVGLGSLGTFVAKISGTASFGSTPVAVAALVPGTRSNIAICAAACEPSCSYPDVCNIAERKMSHAPWDPRRENSSANRYLYTSLLHPVTITNTMSDLVCQEMPVQEVCGLPIFTAAMKTDAILRDLKAMMYDPNVDSSNKEYDNNGKLAGWWVVVPATDCAGFQAGETFEQHTVVKYSLVRISRICAGGEPGCGKTSARADQPSAACVPGGEGLYIDRISCVGCGNASKRQFFGLRPVLVN
- a CDS encoding DUF309 domain-containing protein, translating into MACRNEQPPSELVKAVEEFNREEWFECHETLEELWVGEKGELRDFYQGVLQIAVALHHWHNGNFKGALILLQKGGDCLRRVSAVCLQVDVARLRGDAAAFLEKLSAAGEERMAEVEPNLAPKLHLFS
- a CDS encoding carbonic anhydrase, whose translation is MKSSKVAGRIAVLATALAATVGIAFASGAGAGISADEALQKLVDGNNRYVESKMHASALCDATARGKLAKGQQPYAIILSCSDSRVPPEIVFDQALGEVFVIRVAGNVADPLVLGSVEYAAEHLKSPLVMVLGHERCGAVTATVGAKGKAEGNIEAIVKAIEPAAKKAKAKCKGKSKEEIIECAAEQNAKDVAADLTKKSKIVAHLVKEGKIKIVSAKYDLDDGKVTILK